In Rhizobium glycinendophyticum, a single window of DNA contains:
- a CDS encoding ABC transporter substrate-binding protein gives MKTLLSAALIAATALCGSVQAAEISIAANSTGKNLDFLRKLFTEFEEKSGHKISLVTMPPSSSEQFAQYRLWLAAGNKDVDVYQTDVVWAPQLADQFIDLKPAAGDAINDFFPSIIESQTADGRLVAMPMYTDAPALFYRKDLLEKYGREVPKTWADMAAVAKEIQDKEREAGQKDLWGYVFQANAYEGLTCNALEWIKSSGGGQIVETDGTISVNNEKAAAALEQAKSWIGTISPPGVLAYQEEESRGVWQTGNAVFMRNWPYAFALGNGDDSAVKGKFDVTTLPVAAAGDKPSSTLGGWNLAVSKYSEEQEASIELVKFLTSAEVQKRRAIELSNLPTRSALYDDPDVAAAQPFMPQWKPIFQDAVPRPSATTKVKYNEVSSRFWSAVHNTLSGSGTAAENLELLEVELNELMGNGW, from the coding sequence ATGAAGACATTGTTGAGCGCCGCACTCATTGCGGCAACCGCGCTGTGCGGGTCCGTCCAGGCGGCCGAAATTTCGATCGCTGCCAATTCCACCGGCAAGAATCTCGACTTCCTGCGCAAGCTGTTCACCGAGTTCGAGGAAAAGAGCGGTCACAAGATCTCGCTCGTCACCATGCCGCCCTCCAGTTCGGAGCAGTTCGCCCAGTACCGGCTGTGGCTTGCCGCAGGCAACAAGGATGTCGACGTCTACCAGACGGACGTCGTCTGGGCGCCTCAACTTGCTGATCAGTTCATTGATCTGAAGCCGGCGGCGGGAGATGCGATCAACGACTTTTTCCCCTCGATCATCGAGTCCCAGACGGCCGATGGCCGCCTTGTCGCCATGCCGATGTATACCGACGCACCGGCACTGTTCTACCGCAAGGATCTTCTGGAGAAATACGGCAGAGAGGTGCCGAAGACCTGGGCCGACATGGCGGCGGTCGCCAAGGAGATTCAGGACAAGGAGCGCGAGGCGGGGCAGAAGGACCTCTGGGGTTATGTCTTCCAGGCGAATGCGTATGAAGGTTTGACCTGCAATGCGCTGGAATGGATCAAGTCTTCGGGCGGCGGGCAGATCGTCGAGACCGATGGCACGATCTCGGTGAATAACGAGAAAGCCGCTGCCGCTCTCGAGCAGGCCAAATCCTGGATCGGCACGATCTCCCCGCCCGGCGTGCTGGCCTATCAGGAAGAGGAATCTCGTGGCGTCTGGCAGACCGGCAATGCCGTCTTCATGCGCAACTGGCCTTATGCCTTTGCGCTCGGCAATGGCGACGACAGCGCGGTCAAGGGCAAGTTCGACGTAACGACGCTCCCGGTTGCAGCAGCCGGCGACAAGCCGTCCTCAACGCTTGGTGGCTGGAATCTGGCGGTGTCGAAATATTCCGAAGAACAGGAAGCCTCGATTGAACTCGTCAAGTTCCTGACCTCTGCCGAGGTGCAGAAGCGTCGTGCCATCGAATTGTCGAACCTGCCGACCCGCTCGGCGCTTTATGACGATCCCGATGTAGCGGCTGCCCAGCCCTTCATGCCGCAGTGGAAGCCGATCTTCCAGGATGCCGTGCCGCGTCCGTCAGCGACGACCAAGGTGAAGTACAACGAGGTGTCGTCGCGCTTCTGGAGTGCGGTCCACAACACGCTGTCTGGGTCGGGAACCGCAGCGGAAAATCTCGAACTCCTTGAGGTCGAGCTCAACGAACTCATGGGCAATGGCTGGTGA
- a CDS encoding substrate-binding domain-containing protein, which produces MKLKDFAQHIGLSPTTVSRALSGYPEVSEATRTRVAKEAARLGYRPNINAVRLATGRAGAIGVVMSRAGEYQFSEFLSGMAERLSPEDIDILITPMAEQDSRDELQLYRRLAESRRVDAVVIHSPRPKDPRITLLHELKLPFIVHGRSATDVPHAWLDIDNEGAICRATEHLLDLGHRRIAMINGREGLTFTQHREKGYRSALSERGVPYDAKLVTHGNFTDEIGFRVARAALEQRPRPTAFVAGSMMSALGVYRAARSMNLVVGRDISVIAHDDVFPYLTAENMAPSLSTTRSSIRAAGTRIADLLLQMLAGREATDISELWPVELILRESSRPVAREVSE; this is translated from the coding sequence ATGAAGCTCAAGGATTTCGCCCAGCACATCGGTCTGTCGCCGACAACCGTCAGCCGTGCCTTGAGCGGCTATCCGGAAGTCAGCGAGGCGACCCGCACAAGGGTGGCCAAAGAAGCTGCGCGGCTCGGCTATCGCCCGAACATCAATGCCGTGCGCCTGGCGACCGGCCGCGCCGGGGCGATCGGGGTCGTGATGAGCCGTGCCGGCGAATACCAGTTTTCCGAATTTCTGAGCGGCATGGCCGAGCGACTGAGTCCCGAAGACATCGATATCCTGATCACCCCGATGGCCGAGCAGGACAGCCGCGACGAGTTGCAACTCTACCGCCGGCTTGCCGAGAGCCGCCGTGTCGATGCCGTCGTCATCCACTCACCCCGCCCCAAGGACCCCCGAATTACGCTGCTCCACGAGTTGAAGCTGCCCTTCATCGTGCACGGCCGCTCTGCAACCGACGTGCCCCATGCCTGGCTCGACATCGACAACGAAGGCGCAATCTGTCGGGCGACCGAGCATTTGCTTGATCTCGGCCACCGCCGCATCGCCATGATCAACGGTCGAGAGGGACTGACGTTTACCCAGCATCGCGAGAAGGGCTACAGGTCGGCGCTGAGCGAACGCGGCGTTCCCTATGATGCCAAACTGGTGACCCACGGCAATTTTACCGACGAGATCGGTTTCCGCGTGGCTCGCGCCGCTCTTGAGCAGCGCCCGCGCCCGACTGCTTTCGTCGCCGGATCGATGATGAGCGCGCTCGGCGTCTACCGCGCCGCCCGCTCGATGAACCTCGTTGTCGGGCGCGACATCTCAGTCATCGCCCATGACGACGTCTTTCCTTATCTGACGGCGGAAAACATGGCCCCGTCGCTATCGACTACCCGCTCCTCGATCCGCGCTGCCGGCACCCGCATTGCCGACCTCCTGCTTCAGATGTTGGCCGGCCGCGAAGCGACAGACATTTCTGAACTCTGGCCGGTGGAACTGATCCTCCGCGAGTCCAGCCGCCCAGTTGCCAGGGAAGTGAGCGAATGA
- a CDS encoding PfkB family carbohydrate kinase — protein sequence MKDGSEGRIVVIGHVNHDRIWRLTEPLRAGGRILWSSRNTRLGGGGYFTARRLRDLGHPVAILSNLMTDDHGDRAMADLDALGFDTSLMTRLPGDTDFADILLDPMGERTILSNERRLSREFVLTAPVSDATFYVNAPILPDTILTALHQARLVVSQLPLRRAAPRPADIMIGSKADVPAKSINDCWSLASALADGRLRHLVMTDGPQAISIYDGTREITVAIEQQVAVRDTIGAGDSFSGGLIHALLSGIEIVEAARIAAVLTAQWLASREQQTVAMTTEKTAL from the coding sequence ATGAAGGACGGGAGTGAAGGGCGCATCGTCGTTATCGGCCATGTCAATCACGACCGCATCTGGCGGCTGACCGAACCCTTGCGTGCCGGTGGCCGTATCCTGTGGAGCAGCAGAAATACCCGGCTGGGTGGCGGCGGATATTTTACCGCGCGACGGCTGCGCGACCTCGGCCATCCCGTCGCGATCCTATCGAACCTGATGACCGATGATCACGGCGACCGGGCGATGGCAGATCTCGACGCGCTAGGCTTCGACACCTCGTTGATGACACGGTTGCCGGGCGATACCGACTTCGCCGACATCCTGCTCGACCCGATGGGAGAGCGCACGATCCTGTCGAACGAGCGCCGCCTGTCGCGCGAATTCGTACTCACAGCGCCGGTTTCGGATGCTACATTCTACGTCAACGCGCCCATCCTGCCAGACACGATCCTCACCGCACTGCATCAGGCGCGGCTGGTCGTTTCGCAACTGCCGCTGCGCCGTGCAGCGCCGCGCCCCGCAGATATCATGATCGGCTCCAAGGCCGATGTGCCCGCAAAGAGCATCAACGATTGCTGGTCGTTGGCGAGCGCACTTGCCGACGGCCGACTCCGTCATCTCGTGATGACGGACGGGCCACAAGCGATCTCCATCTATGACGGCACACGGGAAATCACGGTTGCAATCGAACAGCAGGTCGCCGTCCGCGACACGATCGGCGCAGGCGACAGCTTCAGCGGCGGACTGATTCACGCCTTGCTGTCCGGGATCGAAATCGTTGAAGCAGCGCGGATTGCTGCAGTTTTGACCGCCCAATGGCTCGCCAGCCGAGAACAGCAAACGGTCGCGATGACAACAGAAAAAACAGCGCTATAG
- a CDS encoding DUF982 domain-containing protein translates to MNEYHFIWNRPVELELPCGLTRRFQNAYDALDFLDAEWPTRRGPAYERAIRLCQNALRGARAAELARAAFIAAAEEAGMRLASDPGRLVSFLPQRRQAVA, encoded by the coding sequence ATGAACGAGTATCATTTCATCTGGAACCGGCCTGTTGAGCTGGAACTGCCTTGTGGCCTCACGCGACGCTTTCAGAATGCCTACGACGCGCTGGATTTTCTTGATGCCGAGTGGCCGACGCGCCGCGGGCCAGCCTATGAGCGCGCGATCCGCCTCTGCCAGAACGCCTTGCGCGGCGCACGGGCGGCAGAACTCGCCCGTGCCGCCTTCATCGCAGCGGCCGAGGAAGCCGGAATGCGCCTGGCAAGCGATCCCGGGCGTTTGGTCAGTTTCCTGCCACAGCGTCGCCAGGCCGTCGCCTGA
- the treY gene encoding malto-oligosyltrehalose synthase — MPIPVSTYRLQFRDGMDFDRAIGLVPYLKRLGISHLYASPIFAATKGSTHGYDVTDANLIDPVLGGMDGLERLSRALKAEGLGLILDIVPNHMAASLENPWWRSVVTWGEASPYARHFDIDWNQKLTLPFLGASFEQVVMEGGFSLALDRSEGGLALKYFDSLYPLAPTTYPAVLSEATDPMATRLAELGRAAKAENAADFHEKVLTLCNGGDCEPLLRALAARARDADFLVFLHSLQPWRLMHYTEAAEGLNYRRFFEIAGLVGLRVEDQAVFEDVHQTVLDLVCDDIVQGLRIDHVDGLADPATYLAKLRAAIGPDVYLVVEKILAPGESLPEDWPVEGTTGYEFIAAQVPVLLEGDGFRAVRKAYEQVSGGPSDILLEMRAAKRQMIRVNFAGEVGALRREAARLTGLPKPLVQVALEELLLAFPRYRTYGSDNGLSAGDAALLDEVLLEASRNLSEEERQAAGRIVALLKGEGEATSAGEGEAVLRRRFQQLTGPLMAKSLEDTLFFRHGEFLALNEVGGELEPPDEGLAHFHQEMARRAKEQPHGLSASSTHDTKRGEDARARLFAFAEDAEAMGPLIHTWRQLARPLVKTLSEGPAPEPEIEWMIFQALIAHWPVDLTADDREGLADFADRLSAFMEKSLREAKLRSDWNAVDEEYERAVTDYVRGLLLDHHAFVETFVSRIQPIIVAGLINGLTQTVVKLTAPGIPDVYQGSEGIDLSFVDPDNRRPPPFETLAQFEPSAPVAFSDPQALASGWVKQALVGRALRLRNRHPRLFAEGGYLPLEVDGAKSHHIVAFARQAGSEAVITIACRLPLAMLADATGLGPAEFWADTSVSLPGELAEMTWRDALADQVSPVSKRILISNVLEGQTVAVLAGERG; from the coding sequence ATGCCCATTCCCGTCTCGACCTACCGTCTGCAGTTTCGCGACGGGATGGACTTCGATCGTGCCATTGGACTCGTGCCCTATCTGAAACGGCTCGGCATCAGCCATCTCTATGCCTCGCCGATCTTTGCTGCCACAAAGGGTTCGACGCATGGTTATGACGTCACGGACGCCAACCTCATTGATCCCGTCCTCGGCGGCATGGATGGGCTGGAGCGATTGTCCCGGGCTTTGAAAGCAGAAGGCCTCGGCCTGATCCTGGACATCGTCCCGAACCATATGGCGGCCAGCCTTGAAAACCCGTGGTGGCGCAGCGTCGTTACCTGGGGCGAGGCCAGTCCCTATGCCCGCCACTTCGATATCGACTGGAACCAGAAGCTGACGCTGCCCTTTCTCGGGGCGAGCTTCGAGCAGGTGGTGATGGAAGGGGGCTTTTCCCTGGCGCTCGACCGGAGCGAAGGGGGGCTGGCGCTCAAATATTTCGACAGCCTCTATCCGCTGGCGCCTACCACCTATCCTGCCGTACTGAGCGAAGCGACGGACCCGATGGCCACCCGGCTTGCGGAACTCGGCCGAGCGGCGAAGGCTGAGAATGCCGCGGACTTTCATGAAAAGGTTCTGACGTTGTGCAACGGCGGCGACTGCGAACCTCTGCTGCGGGCGCTTGCTGCGCGGGCCCGCGATGCCGACTTTCTGGTCTTCCTGCACAGCCTCCAGCCTTGGCGCTTGATGCATTACACCGAGGCTGCGGAGGGGCTGAATTATCGCCGCTTTTTCGAAATCGCCGGGCTGGTCGGCTTGCGGGTCGAGGATCAGGCCGTGTTCGAGGACGTGCATCAGACCGTGCTCGACCTAGTCTGCGACGATATTGTCCAAGGCCTGCGGATCGATCATGTCGATGGACTGGCAGATCCTGCGACCTATCTTGCGAAATTGCGCGCAGCCATCGGGCCCGACGTCTACCTCGTGGTGGAGAAGATCCTTGCGCCGGGCGAAAGCCTTCCCGAGGACTGGCCGGTAGAGGGCACCACTGGTTACGAGTTCATCGCCGCCCAGGTGCCCGTACTTCTGGAAGGGGATGGCTTTCGCGCCGTTCGAAAGGCCTATGAGCAGGTCAGCGGAGGGCCATCCGATATCCTGCTCGAGATGCGCGCCGCCAAGCGGCAGATGATCCGCGTGAATTTCGCAGGCGAGGTCGGAGCGCTGCGCCGCGAGGCAGCTCGACTGACTGGTCTTCCCAAGCCGCTTGTGCAGGTGGCTCTTGAGGAACTGCTCCTCGCCTTTCCACGCTACAGGACATATGGCAGCGACAATGGCCTATCAGCCGGGGATGCCGCTCTCCTCGACGAGGTTTTGCTCGAGGCTTCACGCAATTTGTCGGAGGAGGAGAGGCAGGCGGCTGGCCGTATCGTGGCACTGCTGAAGGGCGAAGGGGAGGCCACATCCGCAGGAGAGGGGGAGGCCGTTCTGCGGCGGCGATTCCAGCAGTTGACCGGCCCGCTGATGGCCAAGTCGCTTGAAGATACGCTTTTCTTCCGCCATGGCGAATTCCTCGCGCTCAATGAAGTGGGCGGAGAATTGGAGCCGCCGGATGAGGGGCTTGCCCATTTCCATCAGGAGATGGCGCGCCGGGCAAAGGAGCAGCCGCACGGGCTTTCTGCATCGTCCACCCATGACACCAAGCGAGGCGAGGATGCGCGGGCCCGGCTGTTCGCCTTCGCCGAAGACGCCGAAGCTATGGGCCCTCTCATCCACACATGGCGGCAACTCGCCCGGCCTTTGGTCAAGACCTTGAGCGAGGGACCAGCGCCTGAGCCGGAAATCGAGTGGATGATCTTCCAGGCGCTGATCGCCCACTGGCCTGTGGATCTGACAGCCGATGACCGCGAAGGGCTTGCCGATTTCGCTGACCGACTCTCAGCTTTCATGGAGAAGTCGCTGCGCGAGGCGAAGCTTCGGAGCGACTGGAATGCAGTTGATGAGGAATACGAGCGTGCCGTCACCGACTATGTGCGCGGGCTCTTGCTCGACCATCACGCGTTTGTCGAGACTTTCGTTTCTCGCATCCAGCCGATTATCGTCGCCGGCCTGATCAACGGGCTCACTCAGACGGTCGTGAAACTGACGGCGCCCGGTATTCCCGATGTCTACCAGGGCAGTGAGGGGATCGACCTCAGCTTTGTTGATCCCGATAATCGCCGACCTCCGCCTTTCGAAACACTGGCGCAGTTCGAGCCGAGTGCTCCGGTTGCCTTTTCCGATCCGCAGGCCCTGGCTTCGGGCTGGGTCAAGCAGGCTTTGGTGGGCCGGGCGCTTCGCCTTCGCAACCGGCACCCGCGGCTTTTCGCGGAGGGAGGCTATCTCCCGCTTGAGGTGGACGGCGCCAAGAGCCACCACATCGTTGCGTTTGCACGCCAAGCAGGTTCCGAGGCAGTCATTACCATCGCCTGCCGGCTGCCTCTGGCGATGTTGGCGGATGCCACTGGGCTGGGCCCCGCTGAATTCTGGGCGGATACGTCCGTTTCCCTTCCGGGTGAACTGGCCGAGATGACGTGGCGGGACGCACTGGCGGACCAGGTTTCGCCGGTGTCCAAGAGGATCCTGATCAGCAACGTGCTGGAAGGCCAGACCGTGGCGGTATTAGCCGGGGAGCGGGGCTAA
- a CDS encoding usg protein, with the protein MTSSKDFTLQMEGYGLTTAHILYRLPDFRSVLQTFLWQDYDLAPDFPQMTKFLDFWRTNLDGDLHSVRFSHKRLIGPNEWRKVDGEIKLH; encoded by the coding sequence ATGACATCATCCAAAGACTTTACTCTCCAGATGGAGGGATACGGCCTCACCACCGCACACATCCTTTACCGGCTGCCCGACTTTCGCTCCGTTCTGCAGACCTTCCTCTGGCAGGATTACGATCTGGCGCCTGATTTCCCGCAGATGACGAAGTTTCTCGATTTCTGGCGGACCAATCTCGATGGCGACCTGCACTCCGTGCGCTTCAGCCACAAACGGCTGATTGGGCCGAACGAGTGGCGCAAGGTGGACGGCGAGATCAAGCTGCACTAA
- the groES gene encoding co-chaperone GroES, with the protein MKFRPLHDRIVVRRVSSEEKTKGGIIIPDTAKEKPQEGEVIAVGPGARNDQGQIVALDVKVGDRVLFGKWSGTEIKIDGEELLIMKEADVMGIIEVQAAEKKAA; encoded by the coding sequence ATGAAGTTCCGTCCGCTGCACGACCGCATCGTCGTCCGCCGCGTTTCGTCCGAGGAGAAGACCAAGGGCGGCATCATCATTCCCGACACTGCCAAAGAAAAGCCGCAGGAAGGCGAAGTCATCGCCGTCGGCCCCGGCGCTCGCAACGACCAGGGCCAGATCGTCGCGCTCGACGTGAAGGTCGGCGATCGCGTTCTCTTCGGCAAATGGTCCGGCACTGAGATCAAGATCGACGGCGAAGAGCTGCTGATCATGAAGGAAGCCGACGTCATGGGCATCATCGAAGTCCAGGCCGCAGAAAAGAAAGCCGCCTGA
- the groL gene encoding chaperonin GroEL (60 kDa chaperone family; promotes refolding of misfolded polypeptides especially under stressful conditions; forms two stacked rings of heptamers to form a barrel-shaped 14mer; ends can be capped by GroES; misfolded proteins enter the barrel where they are refolded when GroES binds) — protein MAAKEVKFHTDAREKMLRGVDILANAVKVTLGPKGRNVVIDKSFGAPRITKDGVSVAKEIELEDKFENMGAQMLREVASKTNDLAGDGTTTATVLAQAIVKEGAKAVASGLNPMDLKRGVDLAVEAVVAELKANARKISNNAEIAQVGTISANGDTEIGRYLAEAMEKVGNDGVITVEEAKTAETELEVVEGMQFDRGYLSPYFVTNQEKMRVELDEPYILIHEKKLSNLQALLPVLEAVVQSGKPLVIIAEDVEGEALATLVVNKLRGGLKVAAVKAPGFGDRRKAMLEDIAILTGGTVISEDLGIKLENVTLNMLGRSKKVSIEKENTTIINGAGSKTEIDGRVAQIKAQIEETSSDYDREKLQERLAKLAGGVAVIRVGGSTEVEVKEKKDRVDDALHATRAAVEEGILPGGGVALLRSVKALENLKAPNDDQRVGIDIIRRAIEAPVRQIAENAGAEGSIIVGKLREKAEFAYGWNAQTGEYGDLFAQGVIDPAKVVRTALQDAASVAGLLITTEAMIAEKPKKEATPAMPAGGMDF, from the coding sequence ATGGCTGCAAAAGAAGTGAAATTCCACACCGATGCCCGCGAAAAAATGCTTCGCGGCGTCGATATCCTCGCCAATGCCGTGAAGGTGACGCTGGGTCCCAAGGGCCGCAACGTCGTCATCGACAAGTCCTTCGGCGCGCCCCGCATCACCAAGGACGGCGTCTCGGTCGCCAAGGAAATCGAGCTTGAGGACAAGTTCGAGAACATGGGCGCGCAGATGCTGCGCGAAGTGGCCTCCAAGACCAATGACCTTGCCGGTGACGGCACCACGACCGCAACCGTTCTGGCCCAGGCCATCGTCAAGGAAGGCGCCAAGGCCGTGGCCTCCGGCCTCAACCCGATGGACCTCAAGCGCGGCGTCGATCTCGCCGTTGAAGCCGTTGTGGCCGAACTGAAGGCGAATGCCCGCAAGATCTCCAACAATGCGGAGATCGCCCAGGTCGGCACCATCTCCGCCAATGGCGACACCGAAATCGGCCGTTACCTGGCCGAAGCGATGGAGAAGGTCGGCAATGACGGCGTGATCACCGTCGAGGAGGCAAAGACGGCCGAGACTGAACTCGAAGTGGTCGAGGGCATGCAGTTCGACCGCGGTTACCTCAGCCCTTACTTCGTCACCAATCAGGAGAAGATGCGCGTCGAACTCGACGAGCCCTATATCCTGATCCACGAGAAGAAGCTGTCGAACCTGCAGGCCCTGCTTCCTGTTCTCGAAGCTGTCGTCCAGTCCGGCAAGCCGCTGGTTATCATCGCCGAAGACGTCGAAGGCGAAGCGCTCGCCACCCTCGTCGTCAACAAGCTGCGCGGTGGCCTGAAAGTTGCAGCCGTCAAGGCTCCGGGCTTCGGCGATCGCCGCAAGGCCATGCTCGAGGACATCGCGATCCTCACCGGCGGTACGGTCATTTCCGAAGACCTCGGCATCAAGCTCGAGAACGTCACCCTCAACATGCTGGGCCGTTCCAAGAAGGTGTCGATTGAGAAGGAAAACACCACGATCATCAACGGCGCCGGCTCCAAGACGGAGATCGATGGTCGCGTGGCCCAGATCAAGGCGCAGATCGAGGAGACCTCCTCCGACTACGACCGCGAAAAGCTGCAAGAGCGCCTGGCAAAGCTTGCTGGCGGCGTCGCCGTCATCCGCGTCGGCGGCTCGACCGAAGTCGAGGTGAAGGAGAAGAAGGACCGCGTCGACGACGCCCTGCATGCGACCCGTGCGGCCGTCGAGGAAGGCATCCTGCCCGGCGGTGGCGTTGCCTTGCTCCGCTCGGTCAAGGCGCTCGAGAACCTGAAGGCCCCGAACGACGACCAGCGCGTCGGCATCGACATCATCCGCCGCGCCATCGAAGCCCCGGTTCGTCAGATCGCCGAAAATGCCGGTGCCGAAGGCTCGATCATCGTCGGCAAGCTGCGCGAGAAGGCTGAATTCGCCTATGGCTGGAACGCCCAGACCGGCGAATATGGCGACCTCTTCGCCCAGGGCGTCATCGACCCGGCCAAGGTGGTGCGCACCGCGCTGCAGGACGCAGCCTCCGTTGCAGGCCTCCTCATCACCACCGAAGCGATGATCGCCGAGAAGCCGAAGAAGGAAGCAACCCCGGCCATGCCGGCAGGCGGCATGGACTTCTAA
- a CDS encoding EAL domain-containing protein, with amino-acid sequence MAFQPIVDMRSRQVFAHEALVRGADGSGAYGVLSLIDPDNRYAFDQQCRVRAIELASRLFPRTDMPHLSINFMPNAVYEPRACIRQTLETARRTDFPLDRIIFEFTEVEKLDTDHILNILRSYREIGFKTAIDDFGAGYSGLNLLTRFQPDLVKLDMDLIRGIDTDSIKQVVVRHTLAMLHDLGVTVVCEGVETADEMEVLTDLGVNLIQGYYLARPTFEGLSPISLAA; translated from the coding sequence ATGGCCTTCCAGCCCATTGTCGACATGCGGTCGAGGCAGGTCTTTGCTCATGAGGCCCTGGTTCGGGGCGCGGATGGCAGCGGTGCCTATGGCGTGCTCTCCCTCATCGATCCCGACAACCGCTATGCTTTCGACCAGCAATGCCGGGTGCGGGCGATCGAACTGGCGAGCCGCCTCTTCCCGCGGACGGATATGCCGCATCTCTCGATCAACTTCATGCCAAATGCGGTCTACGAGCCGCGTGCCTGCATCCGCCAGACCCTTGAGACTGCCCGTCGGACGGACTTTCCGCTGGACCGGATCATTTTTGAATTCACCGAGGTCGAGAAGCTCGACACCGATCACATCCTCAACATTCTGCGGAGCTATCGCGAAATCGGCTTCAAGACGGCGATCGACGATTTTGGAGCGGGCTATTCGGGTTTAAACCTGCTAACGCGGTTCCAGCCTGATCTGGTGAAGCTCGACATGGATCTGATCCGTGGCATCGATACCGATAGCATTAAGCAGGTGGTCGTGCGCCACACCCTTGCCATGCTGCATGATCTTGGCGTCACCGTCGTTTGCGAGGGCGTTGAGACGGCGGACGAGATGGAGGTGCTGACGGATCTCGGCGTCAATCTCATACAGGGTTATTACCTTGCCCGTCCGACGTTTGAAGGTCTAAGCCCAATTTCGCTGGCCGCCTGA
- a CDS encoding tripartite tricarboxylate transporter permease, with amino-acid sequence MSFEYLWHGFGIALTWQNLLIGFIGCFIGTLVGALPAIGPINGIALLMPIAYSMGLPAESTMILLASVYCGAEYGGRISSILLNVPGDAGAVMTAMDGYPMAKQGRAGEALALSGIASFIGGIIGVIGLAFFAPLLSGLAIGFGPAEYFVLMVFAFATLGSMVGSQPTKTLIGCVLGLMLATVGLDATSGAYRFTFNEPELGDGIEFVTLVIGLFSISEAMLILEHQTNGVTVIRELGRMTARMSDVVKSMGATLRGSFIGFIVGVLPGTGASVSSAVSYTTEKRISDTEGTFGHGDVRGLAAPEAANNATAAGAFVPMLTLGVPGSGTTAVMMGALMLYNIQPGPMLLVERPEIVGGLVASLFVGNFILLALNLPLVNIFARVLTMPNWILVPGILVLSVIGVYSTHASIFAIYLMLAIGLAGWLLRKAGFDMAPIILGFVLGKVMEVNLRNALAISGGDISILFQSKISLVLWALAIAVAVLPALLGWRAKRRRQLAAAEASAQ; translated from the coding sequence ATGAGCTTCGAATATCTCTGGCATGGCTTCGGCATTGCCCTCACCTGGCAGAACCTGCTGATCGGTTTCATCGGCTGCTTCATCGGCACCCTGGTCGGTGCGCTGCCGGCCATCGGCCCGATCAACGGCATCGCGCTTTTGATGCCGATCGCCTACTCGATGGGCTTGCCCGCCGAAAGCACGATGATCCTCCTCGCCTCGGTCTATTGCGGTGCCGAATATGGCGGCCGCATCTCGTCCATCCTGCTCAACGTGCCGGGAGATGCCGGTGCCGTGATGACGGCGATGGACGGCTATCCGATGGCGAAGCAGGGACGCGCCGGCGAAGCGCTGGCGCTGTCCGGTATCGCCTCCTTCATCGGCGGGATCATTGGTGTCATCGGCCTCGCCTTTTTCGCGCCGCTGCTCTCTGGCCTCGCTATCGGCTTTGGCCCTGCCGAATACTTCGTGCTGATGGTGTTCGCGTTCGCGACCCTCGGTTCGATGGTCGGCTCCCAGCCCACCAAGACCCTGATTGGCTGCGTGCTTGGCCTCATGCTTGCCACCGTCGGTCTAGATGCCACTTCCGGCGCCTATCGCTTCACCTTCAACGAACCGGAACTCGGCGATGGCATCGAGTTCGTGACCCTGGTCATCGGTCTCTTCTCGATCTCCGAAGCGATGCTGATCCTGGAGCACCAGACCAATGGCGTCACCGTGATCCGCGAGCTCGGCCGCATGACGGCCCGGATGTCGGATGTGGTGAAGAGCATGGGCGCCACATTGCGCGGCTCCTTCATCGGCTTCATTGTCGGCGTACTGCCGGGAACTGGGGCATCGGTCTCCAGTGCCGTCTCGTACACGACAGAAAAGAGGATCTCCGACACCGAAGGAACGTTCGGCCACGGTGATGTGCGGGGCCTTGCAGCTCCAGAAGCGGCCAACAATGCAACGGCTGCAGGCGCTTTCGTGCCAATGTTGACGCTGGGTGTTCCGGGATCCGGCACGACGGCCGTCATGATGGGCGCGCTGATGCTTTACAACATCCAGCCCGGCCCGATGCTTCTCGTCGAACGGCCGGAAATCGTCGGGGGTCTCGTCGCCTCGCTGTTCGTCGGCAACTTCATCCTGCTCGCGCTCAACCTGCCACTGGTGAACATCTTCGCCCGCGTGTTGACCATGCCGAACTGGATCCTGGTGCCCGGTATTCTCGTGCTCTCGGTCATCGGCGTTTACTCAACGCATGCATCGATCTTCGCGATCTACCTGATGCTGGCGATCGGTCTTGCGGGCTGGCTGTTGCGCAAGGCAGGCTTCGATATGGCGCCGATCATTCTCGGCTTCGTTCTGGGCAAGGTGATGGAGGTCAATCTGCGCAATGCCTTGGCGATCAGCGGCGGAGATATCTCCATCCTGTTCCAGAGCAAGATTTCGCTGGTGTTGTGGGCACTCGCAATTGCTGTCGCTGTTTTGCCTGCTCTGCTTGGCTGGCGGGCCAAGCGCCGCCGGCAGCTTGCAGCCGCCGAAGCGTCTGCCCAATAA